The DNA segment cacacacacacacacacacacacatactaataGAGACATTATCAAATCATATTGATAGATaggaaataaaatggcaaaacacATAGTTTCAAACTTATggaaaaaatttaatattgtttttaaggatatgtttatatatgaatTATCAATAAAATTTAGGAAGGATACATGCCAAATTCTGGGGGAAGAAAATATGGTATTTATGGATattcaaaggaaatttttaatgtaattgttAAGGCTTTTGAGACATTTTTAAACttgtaatttatgtattttaaaataataatatattcaaGTGACAAATATGAAGAGCCTTAATTATATAGCTTTGATAACTGCTTTAATGTCCTAGGGGATTTTGTGCTTTGCTGACCCAATTCTAGaacatagaaaaagaagaaacgaTCATTTACCCTCTTCTCAAAAATAACattattatcataaaatatttctttttatactgATATCTCTAATTCTCCTGTTCACATTCCTTAACCTTTAAAGAATCATGGAAATTTTAAGATAGCAGCACAATGACTGTGAGTTAATGCAAAGCTAAATCGGACCAAAGTTATCTTGGCAAATTGTCATgctgttttgttggttttttttttctttcaactttaaTATCCACCATTTGTTAAGTGAGGCAGTAAATGAAAAAGGAATCTCAGAATCCTGTTTGGACACTGTTTGGGAAGGAAACCAGGTTTTAAGGGTGGCACTCTCTGTCTCAGCCACTGGCCAGAAAATGATTTTCTGTTTGAAATCTGTTCAATCTGAGAGAGACACGGTGACTTGGGGAAGGAAGGTGACCTCTCCTTTGTAAAGTGGACTGGCTCTGTTTCCCTCTGTGTTTTCCACCACTGTTTATAACAACACTTGTGCTGAATGCTTGTAGTGATAGTAATAGTCATAAAATATGgctcaaatttcatttttaattgaaacataagttaatttacaatgtgtacatttaggtatacagcaagtgattcagttatataattatatatatattattatatatataatatataattatacatatataatatatatgtatatataaaatatgtaattatatatatattttttcattatgtgttattataagacactgaatatagctctctgtgctacaaagtagttttttgttgtttatctattatatgtagtagtgtgcatatgttaattccaaactaaTAATTtatctccctcccctccaccccatttggtaaccatacgattgttctttatatctgcaaGTTTGTTTCTGCtctgtaaataagctcatttataTCACCATTGTTTAaattttccacatataagtgatattacatatttgtctttctctgttgactaacttcacttaatatgataatctctaggtacattcatgttgctgaaaatggcattattttttgtaatggctgagtaatagtattccattgtgtgtgtgtgtatatatatatatatatacaccacatcttctttacccattccattaatggacacttaggttgcttccatgtcttggctattacagaaagtgctgctatgaacattagggtacatgtatgttttcaaattagagttttctccaaatagacccagaagtggaattgcaaGATCATACGGTAACTCTATTATTCAGTTCTATCACTGACAAAAGTAAGTAAATGGAAAAAAGCCTCAGTCAAATATTAATACAGCAAAGTACCATACAATTTAAAGACAAACAAGGAAAGTGAATTGATTTTAATGTAAACCTGTACCTCTTTACTATTGCTTAGTTATTTACATAGTTTGTCTGTCACCTCTTTACAAAACAAAATgtcttattttagaatttttttttttttttttacttttatagacGTCTCGAAATCAAGATGCTTAGAAGTCATTTTTAGTAGGAAAGCTATTCTGGAGGGTTTAAAGTCAGATAAATTTCCATGTATTTTGTTGTTCTAGTATTTTTGAACTTAAGACTTGGGAAAAATCATATTTCTCTTCTGCAAAATCGCAAGAACTATGATTCTTCAAATAggtaatatgtacatatatatatatactcgaTTAGATCTCATGGTGtatttttacaaaaatttaaGGATAATGAAGTTAGAATTCAGTAGTAAGAGTCACAAGACATAAACAATGCtgatgttcattttaaaaagtcttatatTTGCTGAGGAAAAAAAGCTGAACAGAATGAAGAGCAAAACTCAGTAGGAAAAAAAGTACAACAAAAAGGGAGcagatattcaaagaaaaaaggcaaataataccaataaatggaaaaagtaattaatcttgtaattaaaataattaaaattacatCCCAGTACCATTTCTCATCATCATAAAGACAGcacattgtatatttttaagaaaagggatTTGTACATTGTGTTGGAAATGCAAAATGCTTTGAGTCCTATAGTGGGAATaccttaaaaaatatgtttttttaaatatggtttttaaagtatgtttttaaaatgcttatcaAGGACTTGGTATTTCATAAGTGCCAGTTATTATACTTGATAATCTAaactatattttctaaaaaaaataggATAATAAAGAAATACAGACAAGGGagactaaagaaaaaatataaataaaaaatgagggcaaatggaagaaaggaaataaggaaaaaagaacttGCTGTTTGGCttacaaaatatagaaaaatatctatattttgCTGAGCTTAATTTATATAGTATATGTGAACAGTTTAAGGACAAACGaagttaaattttatatattcttttctgagaACAGTCAGGAATAAatgtagttttcatttctttatcattTAAGCTACTCTCAAAAAAGAACTCTGTTACAAGTGAGGGAATAGAACTGGTCTATAATGTTAGTAAGTGGAGTTACTCAGCCTATGAAATATATAATCTTATACAGAGATtcaaaattagtaaaaatattcagcatttggagaaggcaatggcaacccactccagtactcttgactgaagaatcccttggacagaggagcctggtaggttacagtctacggggttgctaagagtcagacacgactgagtggcttcactttcacttttcactttcctgcattggagaaagaaatggcaacccactccagtgttcttgcctggagaatcccatggacaaaggagcctggcaggctgccatctatgcggtcgcacagagtcggacacgactgaagcgacttagcagtagcagcagcagcagcagcagcattcagcaTTAGAAATGTGCCATCAGCATCTGGAGTCTCCTTTGGATGAAGATAGGCTTTCCTCAAGTCATTTGATAAACAACTTTTTCTCACAGTTTGTAAAAATCTTTGATTCAATTCAGTTTGCTCACACATATCAACTTTAGCGATGAATTTGTTTCTGAGAGTCAAGTATTGTGTGAGAAATGTAGCATTAGATTATTGCCCTAGAtaagagtaaaaaataaagaacctCAAAATATATTATAGACCTATGCACTTTTACTGCCAAAAAGGAAGATTCAAGCAGTGGAGAAATTGTTTATAAAATGCATTAGTATTGTTTTTTTTATGAGAATATTCATTTTGAATAACCAAAGAACTCTCTCTGTTGGGTGAAGTTTTTAAACTTCCTTTCTACACATTATTAGCTCCTGAGAGCCGAGATTGATtcaataaatctttgttttcaATTTGGAATTGAGCACATTTCCTAGGATTTAAATTTGCACAGGAGAAGTGTTTGTCTGCTCGCAAGCCTCAAACACTTAGTTCTTCTCTCCattctagaagttctcagttcatctCTTCTGGTCACTTTAGAAATTTAATAAATGGAAGAAGCAAACCAGTCCGTGGTATCTGAGTTCATTTTTCGTGGACTCTGTGATTCAAGGGAACTCCAGAAATTCCTCTTACTGCCATTTTCTGCACTCTACCTGATGACCGTCCTGGGCAACCTTCTTGTTGTGCTCTTAATCATCACTGACTCTCATCTCCATTCCCCAATGTACTTCCTCTTAGCCAATCTCTCATTTGTTGACTTCTGCCTTTCCTCAGTGACCACTCCTAAACTGATCACAGACTTCCTAAAGGATAATAAAACCATCTCCTTTGGGGGCTGCATGAGTCAGGtcctttttatacattttcttgcAGGAGGTGAGATGGTACTGCTTGTGTCAATGGCCTATGACCGTTGTgtagccatctgcaagccacTCCATTACTCCAGAATTATGGACAGACAAAAGTGCATCTGGCTAGCTCTGACATCATGGATCATTGGCTTTGTGCATGCCATAAGTCAACTAGCTATGATTTTAGATCTTTCATTCTGTGGACCCAGAATAGTGGACAGTTTTTTCTGTGATATTCCCAAAGTGATCAAACTAGCCTGCATGGATACTCATACTCTGAGAATATTGATAAATGCTGACAGTGGTATCTTAGCTGTAGCTTGCTTCATTCTCTTGCTAATCTCTTACACCTACATCCTGGTAACTATTCGCCTTCATTCCAAGGATGGGTCATCAAAGGCACTCTCTACCTGTACTTCCCACATCACAGTGGTGGTGCTGTTCTTTGGACCCTgcattttcatctatttctggCCACTTAGCATCACTTGGGTAGACAAAGTACTTTCTGTGTTTTATACAGTAATCACACCTCTTTTGAATCCAGCCATTTACACactgagaaataaagaaattaaaaatgcaataaagcGACTGATAAGTCAGCATAAGAATACAAAGTgcaatttttaaagctttcatgTAATCAGTAATTCTACTGTTTGCTCCCTAATTTGGACATAGTTTGACATGTTAACTAAACTATAAATGTTCATATCTGTTAGTTATCAGTAGTCTCAGatatattttttgtgtttattcCATTAAGAAAATATGTTCAAAAAGCTAATACATATATTCTTACcacttggagaaaataaaaatttgtctaAATATTCTTGTGTATCATAAAAAAATGCCTGGTGATTATAAtaagaattataaaattataaaatttatttctatggatggtgctaatggtaaagaactcacttgctaatgcaggagacaagaggtgtgggttcaatccctgtgtcaggaagattccctgaagaagggcatgtcaacccactccagtattctttcctggataatcccatggacagagcagcctggcagcctacagtccatagggtcacaaagatttggacatgactgaagcatgcCTAATTTAGTAAACACTACCTATATTCCAAATCTCATGCTGAGTATTTTACCTAATCTATGAATTACCTAATAAATCATTTTGAGTTAAATATCATTAATCTCACTTCTAGAAATACATGATTTATCTATCCTAACTCTAAATTAGCTAGAGAGCTTAAGGAATATATTTCCCTGCTCTGCttctacttgaaaaataaaatctaaatgaaTCAAACCACAATACTGCTACTTAACAGTGTAATCTCTGTAATTCAAGATTTCAAGTCTTAACTATTGATTTAAAGGTACAGTttccttgaaaattttttttcttaaacacacAAGCAGGAGGATTTGACATTGcttgaaacattatttttttacttacatTCAGGAAATAATAAGGATATGTTGcttcaaaacaaaagaaatttagtAATGAGAGGAAAGTAAAAGGGAACAATCAAAGAAACAACATTATATAGAAATCATAATACCTCCTACACATGAATGAAAAAGATAAACATCTCAACAGGGGAGATAATGGGCAAAATGTGTACAGGTATTTATTTCACGGAAGACTATTTCATAATTAATCAGGGCAATCCAATTTAAGATTATGATAAAATGGTATTATacatctttattttggggggctccaaaatcactgcagatggtgattgcagccatgaaattaaaagacgcttactccttggaaggaaagttatgaccaacccagatagcatattgaaaagtagagacattactttcccgaataaggtccgtctagtcaaggctatggtttttcctgtggtcatgtatggatgtgagagttggactgtgaagaaggctgagcaccaaagaattgatgcttttgaactgtggtgttggagaagactcttgagagtctcttggactgcaaggagatccaaccagtccattctgaagtagatcaaccctgggtgttctttggaaggaataatgctaaagctgaaactccagtactttggccacctcatgtgaagagttgactcattggaaaagactctgatgctaggagggattgggggcaggaggagaaggggacgacagaggatgagatggctggatggcatcacggactcgatggacatgagtctgagtgaactccgggagttggtgatggacagggaggcctggcgtgctgcgattcatggggtagcaaagagtcagacatgactgagcgactgaactgaactgaactgaactgaactggatttaTTGAAAAAGAcaccaaacaaaaacaattatTGTTCAGAATGTGTATTCAAGGAAATGCTATGCCTTGTGAGTGGGTGTAAATTGATTTAAGTACTCTGAATAATAATTTGTATTGTAAAGCTGAACATGTGTATAAACTACATCTCAATAATTGTATCCTAACTGTTCCCTGTGGCCAAGTGCCTATTCTTACTATTACTAATAGTAAATCTCTCAAAATTTAGCTGGATACATGACTCCCCAGCTATACAGTGGATTTCCTAATCCTTATAGACAGTTGTATCTGAATGACTAAGTTCTGGCAATAAATGTGAGAAGTGATTTGTGCATCTTTCAAACCATTATTTTAAAGACATCAGCTCAGGATTCCTTTCCCTGTCCCAGTGACACAAAACACCTGGCAAAGATACCTTTCAGCCACAAGTTGAGATGAGCAGAGACAGTGTTCCAGCCAGGAGATGGATGGACTCCAAAAGAAGATCAGACAACTTGAATGTTGATTGGTAATATTCTATTTATCATTATACCATCTTCACTTGTGCATCGTTCTTCATGACATATTTATTTGGTTTGttacaattaaaatattatataatgcaaagttaaggaaacaataaacaaaaggctttctctttggatttctacaaacacacacacagacacacacacacacacacacacacacacacacacacacacacacacacaaacccaaagTCCATGTGGTTCTGGGCTGTATAACTAACCAATATCTGTTATTCTAGGGAAAAACCCTTCTAGGGAATAAGCCTTCTAGGGAAGTTTTCACTCAATAACTTCCACAAAAATATACATGTTCTTAGATACATGTATCATACTCAGAGAGTAAAATATATCTGGAAGGAAAATGAATGCAGTTTGGTGTTACTGTAAGTTGTTTACTAGTTATGTCTGTATCTTAtagactttttaaatgaaactgcCTGTGTAATAGTGCATGTTTCATAGCCCTAGTTGATATGTGTCACttgcaaataaaattatattaacaaaTCTTTACAGTATATTAATTGTTACTTTATTCCTGTGAACTGAAGAAAAAAGTTGATTTCTTGGGTCAGATCCCTATACCAGTAACTATCAACTCAATCATGACATATCAATCTTTATACCAGTAAGTTAAAACACTACTAATGATAATATAATTGACTTAAAAAGACATACTATTATTGCTATTaatttcctaaaaaataaaaaaaaaaccaagaagtaCAAACTACACCAAGGAATAATTGCAGAAATTTACATTTGGCCAAACCAGATGATCATGAAAGCATCACTTACATCAGTGTCCAGACACATTTGGGGACCTATAATGgcttcttgaaatattttttagatgAAAATATCTTAGCTGTGCTCACTGATATGAATCTTTAATTCTAGAAGCCACCATTCATTCATAAGTGATTTGAAGCCTGAATGTAATTTCCTTTCACATCCCTCTTGGAAAGGAATATAATAACGGCACTTCATCCTGATTGAGTCCTTGCTAATTTGAATAATTAGTTCTGGTAAACTTACAAAATAAGATACTGCTATACACCTAGTTTCAAAGCCCACAAATTTCATGTAATTCATTATCAATTTAATACAATTTGATTATAAAATCCATATTTCaaaaaaatcataatagaaattcaaagaatctgcctgccaatgcaggagacacaggtttgattcctgggtcaagaagatcccctggagaaggaaacagcaacccactccagtatttttgcctgggaaatggcatgggcagaggagcctgtcaggttatatagtccatggggtttcagagtcagacatgacttagcaactaaacagcaacaataaaaaatacaatatttacatAAGAACATATAGAATGCAGTTAAGTCATGCTGGCAGAGACGTTACTATTCATGcatgtatttttagaaaataaaagatgcatgTCAATGATCCAGGTGCTCATGTCAAGAAAGTTAAACTATAGAAAGTAAGGATGAAATATCaagaacaaatattaattaataaacatattaaacataaaaatccCAACAAAACTaaaattgcttattttaaaagtacaataggaaaaaaaatgacaatacaTCAGTAAGATTGATtgagaaaagacacaaataaCCAATGccagaaatgaaaagggagataTATCTACACATGCCAAGGTCTGTGCAAATATTACAACATGATATTATATAAAActttatacaaataaattttgaaatatatatgaaattagaaATTTCCTCAGAAAAACCAGCTACTAAGCAAAACATATTAATGGTTCTATGTCTATTAAACAAATTTcatctaaaattaaaatattttcttgttcatTAGTTAGTGACTCCCAACTCTGCTTTCTGCTTCTACACTCTGCTTTCTGCTCCTGGGACTACgcaaatcacatttttattttcccatctgGCCACATTTTGTGCTCTGAAGAGCATGCTAGAGGAAGATTGCAcgttagaaaaggagaaaatgattcTTTCCTGTTTGCTCTTCTGGGCTTTCCCTCTGTTAGCTGTACCTGTGTGAGCATTACCACAGCCACTACAGCAAGAGTTCCTTCCTATGGCATGAGTTGAACCCAAGGTGAACTTGTTCCAACAGGCACAGAATTTGTCTCACCATGCTGCTTTAGAGGTAAGAGCATCAGTAAGCTAGATTGACAAGTtcacttttatctttctttattttctgtttctccaaaGTATAGAGTGTAGGTTTCAGACCTGATGCTAACTCTATTTCCTAGTTTATCTATGAAGTGGTATAAATTTGATATGAACACCAGACAAAtgtactaaaataaaaaatgtataggATATGCACTTACTCAACATCAACACAAAAACAAGATAATGATAGTGGAACAATATATAATAAGAACATgtaacaaaaaattaattttataactgAAGTGCAAGATTGATTTAACAACTGGAAATCAATTACCAGgctaagaaaggaaaaatcataTATCTCCATAAATAGGGAAAGAGCATTTCATTAAATCAAATACACTTTCATAATAAAACTCCTGGTTGTagattttgaattaaaattattcattCTGATAAGTGATTAATGTAAAATATCTCCATCATAACTTATAGTTAATGTTAAAATATTGGAAACCCCTCTCCCATATCCCTAACATTGGGAATAAGAAAAAATGCTTCCTCTCAACACCAACATTTGGCATTTTATTGGAAGTCTTGCCCAGTTGAATAAGAAAAGAGAActaaataaaatgagtaaaaagaTATAAACTATTGTTCTTCACagataatatttttgtttaaatgttaTATACACTTCTATAGTTTCCTCACTCTATGGCAGTGCACTTAATTATAATAGCTTAACACATAATATTcctgtttcatttgttttccttaatAGATGACAAGCTTGATAAGCATAGGATTGTTGGAGAGTAAAGATAAATATAGATTTAATAGTGTTTCAAACAGTCTACTGAATgggtgaaaatattaatatttgtaaatcatatatctgataagggcttataatccaaaatatataaagagcttaTAAAATACAATAGCAGAAAATAAaaggttggattttaaaaggcagaggatatgaatacacatttttccaatgaagacatacagatgggtccAACAGACCCATTAAAGAATTTTCAATATCAATAATCATCAGGGTAAcgtaaaccaaaaccacaatgagagatCTAACACCTGCCAGAACAGCTATTATTTATAAagacaacaacaaataacaagtgtcaaTGAAggtttggagaaaaaggaatctttGTGTACTGTTGGTTGGATGTAACTTGGTGCAGTCAATGTGGCAAAAAGTATGGCTCTTtccctcaaaattaaaaaatagaactaccatatgttatagaaatttcacttctaggcatttctctgaaaacaactgaaaacactaatttgaaaagatgcatataTCCTCGTGTTCACTGCAGGACTACTTACTATGGCCAAGTTATGGAAGCAACTTACATGCCCACTTGTAAAcaggtaaagaagatgtgaagGATGGAGTCCAGATGGTGGAGTAGGAAGATGGAAACTCATGGCTCCTCACAACTAGGGCACCTACCAGGCTCTGGTGGAGGACCTGGAACACCTCAGGGAGCTGGATGAACCCCTACAAGACTGGGTAAGAggtgaggaggaaagagaaggatgaAAAGTGGAGACAGAATGGAACCAGCACCCACTGAGGGGTGGCTGGGGGAGGGAACGAGTTCCAAAACTTGGAGGGGCCCATTCACAGTGAGGAGAGCAGCAGACACAGAAAGAGACCTTCAGGAGATTAGGGGATGGGAACACAGCCAGTGTTTCCCATGCTCTTGAGGGCTCTGGTGTGTCTCCTGGGATCCTGGGCCCAAACCTCAGTCCTCTGAGACCCTCTCAGGCCTTAATATCCTGAGCCCAAACCCCCTCCTCATGGCCTTTTCTGGCCATGAGGGATTGGGACCTAAGATCCCCCAAGGCACTCTTCCAGTCAGGAAGATAGAGGGGCTGAGCCTCCATCTCCCACCAAGGCTTTtctggctttctttcttttttttttttttttttttgccatcatggttctattttgctttgttgttatttcatgtttatttttattttttatatttttattttataatttcttctttgttattctgcttcttttattgctgccttttttttttttttttcccaccatggCATGCAATTTGCATGGTCCCTTGGTTCACTGGCTGAGGTTCAGGCCTAGCTCCTATGGTAGGAGCACTGAGTCCAAACCACCAGACTAACAGAGAACCTCAAACCACAGAGAATATTAATAGCTGTGAATTCTCTCCAAGGTCCTCATCTCAGCACCAAGACCTGGCTCCAACCAACTGCCTGCAAGCTCCTGTGCTGGATGCCTCAGGTCAAAAAACCAGCAagacaggaacatagccctgcccataaaagaaataaaaaaataaagagacaaaaaaTATATTACAGACAAAGGAGCAAGGTAAAAATCTAAaataccaaataaataaagaggaaataggcaacctatctgaaaaagaattgatGATAACAATGATTCAGAATCTCAGAAATAGAATGGAGGCACAGattgagaaaatacaagaaaagtttaacaaggaactacaagaaataaagaacaaataaatagtcataaaaacacaaaatgaaaaatacactagaaggaatcaatagcagaataactgaagcagaagaacaaattagTGAGCTTgaggatagaatggtagaaataactgcCAAGgagaagaattaagaaaaaagaatttaaagaaaggaGAACAGTCTCAGAGATCtttgggacaacattaaacacacgaACATTGAATTACAGGGGCACCAGAAgaagaggggaaagagaaagagtcAGAGAAAATATCTGAGAAGATGACAGTTGAAAAGTTCCCTAATAcgagaaaggaaagtgaaagtgaagtcgctcattcgtgtccgactgtttgcgaccccatggactgtagcccaccaggctcctctacccatgggattctccaggcaagaacactggagtgggttgccatttccttctccaggggatcttcccaacccagggatcgaagcggGTCTCTCaccttgtaggcagacgctttaccgtctgagccaccagggaagtccacgggaaaggaaatagccacacaaatccaggaagcacagagttccATAAagaaaacccaaggagaaacatggcaAGACATATACTAATAaagctaacaaaaattaaactcaaagaaaaattattacaagaaacaaggaaaaagcaacaaataacatacaagggaatccctGTTAGGTTATCAACTGACTTTCAGCAGAAACTATGCAGGCTAGAAGGGTTGgctggatatatttaaagtgatgaaagaaaaaaacctgcaaaaagagtactctacccagcaagaatctcattcagatttgatggagaaaacaaaatctttatagacaagcaaaagtgaagagaattcagcaccatcaaatcAGCTTTACAAAAAATGCTATGGAAATGTCTCTAGGTgagaaacacaaggaaaaaacaaaagctacaaaaacaaactcaaaacaatttttaaaaagggaaataggaacatacatatcaataatcaccttaaatgtaaatggattaaatgccctAACCCAAAGTCAAAGACTAGATAAGTGTATACAAAACAACACTCATATATATGCTGCCTTCAAGAGATCCACTTCAGACCTATGGACATAtgaagactgaaagtgaagggatgataaaagatattctatgcaaatggAGATCAAAATAgagctggagtagcaatattcatattagagaaaatagactttaaaataaagaatgctACAAAGGATACGGGAAAATATTACATATTGATCAAAGGATCAgttcaaaaagaaaatgtaacaattataaatatttatgcacctaacataggagcacctcaatacataaggcaaatgttaacagtcataaaaggggaaaatgataGGAAGACAAAAACAGTGGAGGACGTGAACACCCCACTTAtaccagacagaaaattaataaggaaatgcaAGTCTTCAGTGAAACATTAGACTGGATAGATTTAAATTTATAGGCCA comes from the Budorcas taxicolor isolate Tak-1 chromosome 10, Takin1.1, whole genome shotgun sequence genome and includes:
- the LOC128054372 gene encoding olfactory receptor 4K3-like; this encodes MEEANQSVVSEFIFRGLCDSRELQKFLLLPFSALYLMTVLGNLLVVLLIITDSHLHSPMYFLLANLSFVDFCLSSVTTPKLITDFLKDNKTISFGGCMSQVLFIHFLAGGEMVLLVSMAYDRCVAICKPLHYSRIMDRQKCIWLALTSWIIGFVHAISQLAMILDLSFCGPRIVDSFFCDIPKVIKLACMDTHTLRILINADSGILAVACFILLLISYTYILVTIRLHSKDGSSKALSTCTSHITVVVLFFGPCIFIYFWPLSITWVDKVLSVFYTVITPLLNPAIYTLRNKEIKNAIKRLISQHKNTKCNF